From Serratia fonticola:
TGATCATTCGCGGCGTGAACGTATTTCCTTCACAGGTCGAAGAACAGATTATGCAGTTCGAGCATCTGTCGCCGCATTATCAGCTGCAGGTGAGCCGTGCCGGGCATCTGGATACCTTGGCGGTACGGGTGGAGCTGAAAGAGTCGGCTCTGACGCTCAACCACCAGCAGCGTTGCGATATCTGCCACCAGCTGCGCCACCATATCAAATCGATTGTCGGGGTCAGCACCGATGTCAGCATTGCCAACTGTGGCGATATTCCTCGCTCGGAAGGCAAGGCCCAGCGGGTGATCGATCTGCGGCCACGGTGATTTTTCCCCTCACCCTAACCCTCTCCCAAAAGGAGAGGGGACCGATCGAGTTGGGCTGAAAGTCTAATGATTCACCTTGAACACCGACTGGTGCATCTTGGTTATAGGGGCGAACGAGTTTGCTGAGATTATCGTTTTACTTCCAAACGAGCAGGGGCAATCAGCTCCCTCTCCCTGTGGGAGAGGGTTGGGGTGAGGGGCAAGCCTTTGTCGTTTATGCTAATGTCGTGTCTCAGCAAAGGCTTACCCAGGGAAAAATATGGAACATAAACTGGACGACTTTATCCGCCATGCGTTAAGTGCCCAACCGATCAGCGGCACCTCGCTGATCATCTCACTCTACGGCGATGCGCTGAGCCATCGCGGCGGTGAGGTGTGGCTGGGCAGCTTAAGCGCACTGCTGGAAGCCCTGGGCTTCGGCGATCGCTTTGTGCGTACCTCGGTATTTCGTTTGCAAAAAGAAGGTTGGCTGGACGTAGAGAAGCTTGGGCGGCGCAGCTATTACCGCGTTACCGAACAGGGTATGCGCCAGTTTCGCCATGCCGAATCCAAAATCTACCTCAGCGAACAGCCGCAGTGGGATGGCAAGTGGGAGCTACTGCTGTTGGAAAGTGCGGAAAAAACCGAGCGTGTACGGCTGAAAAAAGAGCTGGGCTGGCTGGGCTTTGGCCAGATCGCCAACAACCTGATGGCCGCGCCCACCCATGCGCAAACCGACGTCACCGCCCTGCTTGGCGAGCTCAACGCTAGTGAACAGGTGATCTACTTCCGTGCCGACTATCCCTATAACCGTTCCGAACAGACGCTGCGGCAAATGGTCGCTAACTGCTGGTCGTTGAGCGAGGTGGCCGGTTACTACCATGAGTTTATCGTCTCCTTCCGCCCGTTGATGGCCTTACTGCGCGAAGCCGACGAGCAGGAACTGACGCCCCTGCGATGCTTTCAGATTAAGCTATTATTAATCCACTTTTTCCGCCGCGTGGTGTTGAAAGATCCTCTGCTGCCAGATGCCCTGTTACCCGCTCAATGGGAAGGCCAAATCGCCCGCAACCTGTGCATCAATATCTATCAGCGAGTGGATCGCGCCGCAACGGAATATGTCAGCGCTTTGGCAGAAACCTCCATCGGCACCTTACCTGCACCCAGTGCCGGTTACTATCGCCGCTTTGGCGGACTGCCGCGCGATCCCACTACATTTTGAGGAGTTTGCGCTATGCCCGTGTATCAGATTGACGGCTTGACGCCGGTGGTCGATCCCAGCAGCTATGTTCACCCCACTGCGGTACTGATTGGCGACGTGATTATCGGCAAAGGCGTCTACATCGGCCCCAATGCCAGCCTGCGTGGCGACTTTGGGCGCATTGTGGTCGAAGACGGTGCCAACGTGCAGGATAATTGCGTGATGCACGGCTTCCCGCTGCAGGACACGGTAGTCGAACAAGATGGGCATATCGGCCACAGCGCCATACTGCACGGTTGCCGCGTGCGCCGTAACGCGATGATCGGCATGAATGCCGTCATCATGGACGGTGCGGTCATTGGTGAGAACTCCATTGTCGGCGCGGGTTCCTTCGTCAAGGCCGCCGCGGAGATTGCCGCCAACCAACTGGTGATTGGCAGCCCGGCAAGGGTGATCCGCGAACTGACCGAACAGGAATTAGCCTGGAAACGCACTGGCACACTCCAGTATCAGGAGCTGGTCTTACGCTGCAAAAACAGCCTGAAAGAAGTGGCCCCTCTCACTGAACCAGAGCCAGGCCGCCAACGCCTGAATTTTGGCGACCACATCATCCCCAAAAGCCAACTTTAGTGCTTGGCCGGGCCGCAGCCCGGTCAACATTACTCCAAACTCTGTACCGGTGCTTCAGCTGCAACCGATGCCTGCCCTCGTCGACTGTAGAAATAGATGGCGATCAACAGCGCGGTGAAGGGAATGCCAAACCACAGCGTCATTCTAAAGAAGTCGGTGAATAGCGTAGTTATCATTAGCCCGGCCATCAGGAGCGCCCCCGCCAAGGTAAAGTAAGGATAACCCCACATGCGGAACTTGAGGTGCGTCTGCGTATGCTGGCGGCGGAAGAACAGGTGGGTAACAAAGATCATCAGCCAGGTGAAACAGGCACCGTACACCGAGATCGACATCATCACCGCGAACGATTTCTCTGGAGCGGCAATACTCAGCACGATAGAGACAATAATCCCCACGCAAGAGAGCGCCAGCGCGTTGACCGGAATACCCCGTTTGCTGAGCCGCCCCAGCGCCGCCGGTGCCTGCCCGGCACGGGACAGTGAAAACATCATGCGGGTGGTTATATACAACTGGCTGTTCATGGCAGACAGTGCAGCAATCAGTACCACAAAGTTAAAGATCCCGGCGGCGGCAGGCAGATGGATCACGTTCATCGCCACCAGGAACGGGCTTTCACCGGTGCCAGACTGCCGCCACGGCACGATGGCCAGCATCAGCGCTATCGACATCATATAGAAGATAAACAGCCGCAGAATGGTGCCTTTGAAGGCGCTTTTCACGGCAACCACCGGGTTTTTCGCTTCCCCTGCGGCAACCGCGATCATCTCAATACTCAGATAGCTGAATATCGAAACGATCACCGCAAACCACATGCCTTTCACCCCGAACGGGAAAAAGCCACCGTTGTCGGTGAAGTTACGGATGCCGAAGGTCGGGTTGGCGGAAAACGCCAGGATGCCGATACCAATCATGATAAACGCCGAAATGGCCACCACCTTGACGGTAGAGAGTGCATACTCCACCTGGCCAAAAGACTTGACCCCAACCACGTTGACGACGATCACCGCCGCCGAGAACAACAGCACCCACGGCCAGATCGGCGTACCTGGGAACCAGAACTGCATATACATGCCGATGGCGGTCACCTCGGTGCCCACTGCCAACACCACGCAAGACCAATAGGAATAACGCACCAGAAAGCCAAACAACGGGCTGAGATAGAACTCTGCATAATCGCCGAACGATCCTGGGGTTGGGTGCTCGGAGGTCATTTCCGCCAGGCATCCCATCAGCAGCAGCGCAATCACCCCGCCGATAAAATAGCTCAGCAGTACGCTTGGCCCAGCCATTTGGATCGCGTAAGCACTCCCCAGGAACAAGCCGGTACCGATGGCCCCACCGATAGCCAGCATCGACATCTGCCCGGCGGTCAGGTGCTTTTTCAGCCCATCCTGCCGCCGGGCGATAGCGTCAAAACGTTTCGCGTCTTTCATGGTTGCTCACCTTTTCTATGCGGTACGGGTAACGTCAAGGATGGCGGCGGTCACATAGTCCAGGTTTTGCTGGTTCAGGCCAGGCAGGCACATCCTGCCAGGCGCCACCAGATAAATGGAATATTGCTGCCGCAGTTGGCCGAGCTGGCGTTCATTCAACCCGGTGTAGCTGAACATGCCCTTTTGATCGCGAATGCGGGTGTAGTCCAGCGTGGTACCGCCCTGCTCCAGGCCAGCAGCCAGGCCAACGCGCATCTGTTTGATGCGTTGGCGCATGGTGGTCAATTCACTGGCCCACTGTTGATATAGCTGTGGGTCTGCCAGCAGGGTTTCCACAATCTGGCTGCCGTGAGTCGGCGGGCAGGAATAACTGCGGCGGATCAGCGTCTTCAATGCGCCTTTCACGTTCACCGCAGCCTCAGCCGTAGCACAGCGCACCGATAGCCCCCCTAAACGCTGGCCATACAGCGCCACGTTCTTGGAAAAGGAGTTGCTGACCAGAAAATCCACGTCGGTTTTCAACATCGCCCGCAGTGCGAAGCAGTCTTCGTCCAGCCCGTCGCCAAAGCCTTGATAGGCGATGTCAAAGAAAGGCAGCAGCCGACGCCGTTGCACCACCTCGATCACTGCCTGCCATTGTGATGGGTTGAGATCGGTGCCAGTGGGGTTATGGCAGCAAGGATGCAGTAGCACCACCGCCCCTTCCGGCAAAGCAGAGAGCGTGTCGAGCATGGCTTCAAAACGCAGTTGACCAGACGCATCGTCAAAATACGGGTAGGTATTCACCTTCAAGCCAGCGCCTTCGAAGATCGCCCAGTGGTTGGCCCAGGTAGGATCGGAAACCCAGATTTCGCGACGTGCCAGATAGTGATGAATAAAATCAGCGCCCAGCTTCAGCGCTCCAGAGCCCCCCACAGTTTGTACCGTGGCAATACGGTCCGCCGGTTCACCAAACAGCAGCGTCTGGATCTGGCGGGCAAACAGTGCAGAACCTTCGATTGGCGGGTAAGTATGTGGCCGTTGTTGTTCCAGTAAACGCTGTTCGGCAATATGTACGGCCTGCATCAGGGGAATATTACCCTGATGATCGTAATACAGACCGATACCCAAATTAACCTTTTGCGGATTAGCATCCTGCATATAGGCTTCCATCAGAGACATAATAGGATCGGGTGTTGACGGGGTAATATGTGCGAACATAGATTATCCTTAACTCATTATGTAATGAATCAGCAAGTGAATATTATTTTATGAGAATTAATTACGCTGTGGCGCTAACGGTGATTTCTATTTTCATCCCTGGCACCACTAACTTATCAACAATCACCGTTGAGCGGTTGGGATACGGATAATTAAAATACTGTTTGTAGATTTGATCGAGCAACTTAACGTCATTAACATCGGTAAGATAAACAATAACCTGTAATACATTATCGCTATGGCTATTGGCGGCCTTCAGCGTGGTGGCTAAATTATCAAACGTCAGCGTGATTTGTTTTTCCGGGTCGCCGGTTTCAATAGTACCATCCTGGCGGACCGGGCCATGGGCGGTGAATAACATCCCACCACCTTTGGTCGCCCATGAAAAAGGTTGCCCGATCTCCGGCAGGCCGGTTTCAATGACTGTGCGCATCAAGGTACTCTCCATCGGTAAGCAGGAAACGGTGCAGGGCGCCATCGGCAGCAAATACCGCATCCAGCACGCTGTAATGATTGGCACCGGGGAGCGCATATCGGCTAACCGGCAGCCCCTGCTCCCGCAATGCGGAATAATAATAAAGCGATTGCCCAATCAGCTCCGGCAGTTCCGCCGCGCCGTAAAATAGCACCATGGGCTTCAAAGATAGCGGTATATTACGCGCCGGGCTTAAGGCCTCTATCTGCTGGCTGGTCAGCTTTAGCTGTTGGTTTACGTAGCTCACCAGCAGCGGCTGCAACTCAAAAATACCGCTGATGGGAAACACCGCCTGCACCAGCGGATGGTGTTGCCAATATGCCGCCAAATGTCCACCGGCAGAATGACCAGTGAGATAAACCGGCTTATCGCCACGCGGCTTCAGCCGCCGATCGATGACATCCAGCGCTACCCCAATTTGCTGACAAATATCAGCCAGGTTAGCCGCTGGTGCCAGGGTATATTCCACCAGCAC
This genomic window contains:
- a CDS encoding RidA family protein, encoding MRTVIETGLPEIGQPFSWATKGGGMLFTAHGPVRQDGTIETGDPEKQITLTFDNLATTLKAANSHSDNVLQVIVYLTDVNDVKLLDQIYKQYFNYPYPNRSTVIVDKLVVPGMKIEITVSATA
- the paaY gene encoding phenylacetic acid degradation protein PaaY codes for the protein MPVYQIDGLTPVVDPSSYVHPTAVLIGDVIIGKGVYIGPNASLRGDFGRIVVEDGANVQDNCVMHGFPLQDTVVEQDGHIGHSAILHGCRVRRNAMIGMNAVIMDGAVIGENSIVGAGSFVKAAAEIAANQLVIGSPARVIRELTEQELAWKRTGTLQYQELVLRCKNSLKEVAPLTEPEPGRQRLNFGDHIIPKSQL
- a CDS encoding aromatic amino acid transaminase, encoding MFAHITPSTPDPIMSLMEAYMQDANPQKVNLGIGLYYDHQGNIPLMQAVHIAEQRLLEQQRPHTYPPIEGSALFARQIQTLLFGEPADRIATVQTVGGSGALKLGADFIHHYLARREIWVSDPTWANHWAIFEGAGLKVNTYPYFDDASGQLRFEAMLDTLSALPEGAVVLLHPCCHNPTGTDLNPSQWQAVIEVVQRRRLLPFFDIAYQGFGDGLDEDCFALRAMLKTDVDFLVSNSFSKNVALYGQRLGGLSVRCATAEAAVNVKGALKTLIRRSYSCPPTHGSQIVETLLADPQLYQQWASELTTMRQRIKQMRVGLAAGLEQGGTTLDYTRIRDQKGMFSYTGLNERQLGQLRQQYSIYLVAPGRMCLPGLNQQNLDYVTAAILDVTRTA
- a CDS encoding alpha/beta hydrolase; this translates as MKLLAGSYDNATTVADENEILLSFQSRSQRVYQQQRHELNMAYGDAPREVFDWFYSTEEYKGTIIFIHGGYWQFCDKQDFAFIASTPLSLGFDVVLVEYTLAPAANLADICQQIGVALDVIDRRLKPRGDKPVYLTGHSAGGHLAAYWQHHPLVQAVFPISGIFELQPLLVSYVNQQLKLTSQQIEALSPARNIPLSLKPMVLFYGAAELPELIGQSLYYYSALREQGLPVSRYALPGANHYSVLDAVFAADGALHRFLLTDGEYLDAHSH
- the paaX gene encoding phenylacetic acid degradation operon negative regulatory protein PaaX, which encodes MEHKLDDFIRHALSAQPISGTSLIISLYGDALSHRGGEVWLGSLSALLEALGFGDRFVRTSVFRLQKEGWLDVEKLGRRSYYRVTEQGMRQFRHAESKIYLSEQPQWDGKWELLLLESAEKTERVRLKKELGWLGFGQIANNLMAAPTHAQTDVTALLGELNASEQVIYFRADYPYNRSEQTLRQMVANCWSLSEVAGYYHEFIVSFRPLMALLREADEQELTPLRCFQIKLLLIHFFRRVVLKDPLLPDALLPAQWEGQIARNLCINIYQRVDRAATEYVSALAETSIGTLPAPSAGYYRRFGGLPRDPTTF
- a CDS encoding amino acid permease, with the translated sequence MKDAKRFDAIARRQDGLKKHLTAGQMSMLAIGGAIGTGLFLGSAYAIQMAGPSVLLSYFIGGVIALLLMGCLAEMTSEHPTPGSFGDYAEFYLSPLFGFLVRYSYWSCVVLAVGTEVTAIGMYMQFWFPGTPIWPWVLLFSAAVIVVNVVGVKSFGQVEYALSTVKVVAISAFIMIGIGILAFSANPTFGIRNFTDNGGFFPFGVKGMWFAVIVSIFSYLSIEMIAVAAGEAKNPVVAVKSAFKGTILRLFIFYMMSIALMLAIVPWRQSGTGESPFLVAMNVIHLPAAAGIFNFVVLIAALSAMNSQLYITTRMMFSLSRAGQAPAALGRLSKRGIPVNALALSCVGIIVSIVLSIAAPEKSFAVMMSISVYGACFTWLMIFVTHLFFRRQHTQTHLKFRMWGYPYFTLAGALLMAGLMITTLFTDFFRMTLWFGIPFTALLIAIYFYSRRGQASVAAEAPVQSLE